AAGGTTATCTGCAAAAGCTTCAATTCCTTAGCATATTTATCATTTAGCAATGTAAAAACATAGCGCAACAGTTCTGTTTCCATTTCCATAATATCTTCAAAACCATTAATATATCCCATTTCAAAATCCAGGCTTGTATATTCGTTCAAATGTCTGGTCGTGTTATGCTTCTCAGCACGAAATACTGGTGCTGCTTCAAATACACGATCATATACTCCTACCATCGTCTGTTTATAAAACTGTGGGCTCTGAGCTAAAAAGGCCTTCTTCCCAAAGTACTCTAATTTGAATACATTCGCTCCACCCTCAGCATTTCCTGCAACAATTTTAGGTGTTCTTATCTCGGTAAAATTCTGTGAGAATAGGAAATCACGGAAGCCTCGAACAATACCCTCCTGAATTTTGAATTTTGCACGTTCTCTGATATTTCTTAAGGATATGGGGCGGTATGCCAGTTTTGATTCCAGTGAGGTATTCATCTTCCATTTTGAAATGGGTAACGGCATCATCGTTCCTTCCTGGGGTGAGGATAGAATTTGAATATCCCTTAATCGAACCTCAAAGCCGTGTGGCGCTCTCTCCTCTTCATGGAGTAGACCTTCCACTTCAACTGTCATTCCCTCTTTCAGGCTTTTGAGATTAATCTCAGATATCCCATCTTCATATACACATTGTACCAGACCTTCGCTCTTACGAAGTACTACAAATGCAAATTCACCCATATCCCGAATACTATGAATACAACCGTTTATTTTCACAGTGCCCGTAACTCCTTGATTGAGGATGTCATGAATCTCACTTGTTTTTCTTTGACTGAAACCACGAATAAATTCCATCTCTTTTCCTCCTTTTCTACACTTATCAGATTACATATCTCCTAAGCCTTTCTCATAGGATACTCTTGTAATCCGGTTGCATTCTTCAGAACCTTTTGATCACTGGCCCATTTCCTACAGATTATAGGTCAAGAATCAAAAAGTCCCGAAGAATGCTTTGTAAAAACATGCATTCTTCGGGACGAGAAGTTAAATTCCCGCGGTACCACCCGCCTTGAGAGCATATAGCTCTCCCACTTTCAAACACTTAACGCGTGTCACGCGCGAACCTACTACTATTTCAATCCGCGGGCTCCAGAGTGTTCCGTATTCTACTTATCATCATAGGTGTGCTCTCAGTCGGTGGCTCACCATTCCTGTCGTTCGATTATTGGGTAGAATAAAGTCTCCTTCTTAGCCGATAACAATTATAAAAAAATACAAAGGTATTGTGTTCGCAACACCTTTGTTGATAACTGATATTAGCATATATCATTTTCGTTGTCAAGAAGAAATATTTATAGAATATTTTATGGAATGTCCTAAGTTAGAAGCTGATTAATGTCCAAAATACTTCGAAAGAAATTCCAGGATTTTCCCGCTATACTCCTTATCCTTCTCCGGCTCCAGAAAATTATCTTCCTCTACGATAAAATGACGATCTCCTTCTATTTCCCAAGTCTCCACATGTTCAGGAGCATTTTTCATAATTCGTGTAAAGTTTATGTATGGCACCTGAGA
The nucleotide sequence above comes from Variimorphobacter saccharofermentans. Encoded proteins:
- the aspS gene encoding aspartate--tRNA(Asn) ligase, translated to MEFIRGFSQRKTSEIHDILNQGVTGTVKINGCIHSIRDMGEFAFVVLRKSEGLVQCVYEDGISEINLKSLKEGMTVEVEGLLHEEERAPHGFEVRLRDIQILSSPQEGTMMPLPISKWKMNTSLESKLAYRPISLRNIRERAKFKIQEGIVRGFRDFLFSQNFTEIRTPKIVAGNAEGGANVFKLEYFGKKAFLAQSPQFYKQTMVGVYDRVFEAAPVFRAEKHNTTRHLNEYTSLDFEMGYINGFEDIMEMETELLRYVFTLLNDKYAKELKLLQITLPEIKDIPSIRFDEAKLMVSEKYDRKIKNPYDLEPEEEVLIGKCIKEEYDSDFVFITHYPSKKRPFYAMDDPADPKFTLSFDLLYKGMEITTGGQRIHDYDIQVEKMISRGMNPEDFTNFLMIHKHGMPPHGGLGIGLERLTMKLLDEQNVRETTLFPRDVSRLEP